DNA from Leishmania braziliensis MHOM/BR/75/M2904 complete genome, chromosome 21:
TGAATGGTGGTGCAGGCCATATTGCTGCCTTGCTTAGCAGATTCTTTGCATCGCGTCGTGTGGTGGGGCCTGTAAGCAGTGCTCTGTCTTCTTGCCCTCTGCCCCCTtccgcacgcacgcacacgcacacgcgcgagagagaagtgcgCAACGACTCAATGGAagttctcccctccccctcctctatTTCCGTTGATCCGCAGAAGAAGACGCGTTTTTTGCTTCTGCTGAcgcccctttctctccccccctttaTCCAATTCCTCTCGTGTCACGCCATTCAGTGGGTCTGCGTGTACATCAACGCGTGAAGATGtatgcgagtgtgtgtgtgtgtgtgtgtgtgttagcTGCTGACACCCTCTGTATAGTCACTTCcgcctcccttcctccttaGCATCGCTCCTGTGTGCTCGTGCATGTGTCTGCAAGTCGTAAGACGGAGAgtgtgtggaggagagagaatgagggAGGCGCGTGGCTTTATTTCTCGCTGTATCCCCCACCTCATCATGCACTCGCTAACCTGTCCGTCCCTGTCGCTTCTCTTTGTTGCTTTCGCGTTCGTGTCGCAGCCTTTCTCCCCATTCATCTTGCATGTCCAGGTGGGGGTCGTTCCACCTCTGTGTGGGCTCTGTTTTTCGGCTGCCTCGTCATCCAGAACCCAACGTGGAAATTCAGTCACGCCATACTGTGGAGTGTAGCGGCTTGATACGATTCAGGGAGAAATGTGACATATAGGCAGAGCACAGGGTCTTCGAGACCCCTAACCTGAGGCTGGGTGGCTCCCTCCTCAAGCTCGCCCTGCGTGCACCTAGGCTACCCTCTGTTACTTGTACGACCGACACAACCGTTGTCACCCTCCAGTAGGTCACCTAAGATGGTCTACTTAAATCGAAGCATGCAGTCCACTCAGGTCCGCCTGGTGCCGATGGCGCCGCATGTATGCACGGGGACAGGAAATAACAAGTAGAGCCCGTTAGACGCATGGTCTGATCCAACGGCAGACGGCTCGTCCAAGACAAGGGTTTAGCTGTCGTGCAGCTGAGGTGTGGGTGTACTGACAGACGTGCTGAGTGGTAGTAAAGTAACAAGTAAAGATGTTTTTTCTTCCGCTTTAATGACAGCCCGGATGCCGAAGAACACcccagtgcgtggcatcaAGGTCCAGCACCTCTCACTCTGTGTGGAGAATTCGAGCAGCCCCCCTATCCTCTGCCAATGCCCAGGTACCTCTGGTAGTAGTGGCAGGGtcaagcacccacgacggggggaggtcagagcgatatatcgctactgatgccggcggtcagggCCTGGGTGGCATTGTATCGGACCGACCTGCAACGGCAAGCGCGTCTGTACCATCCATAGGACGGGCAGAGTGTCCGCGTGACCCGAACGTATCTCACCCGGCcttcgctgcccactggtgtggggcgCCTGAGCCACGCCGAGAGACGCACCACGTGGCGACTGGCATGATGGGAGCagctgtgaggcggcctgcgaAACAGGGATAAGTGGAGTTTGTGGCAGATGCGGTGCTGAGATGACCGAggcggcgcattgctgtaacgcgtgtgtctggtgctgctgctcaccacgcgatgggcctgtgacagcctggaggaggagtggagaTCGACTCGTGTGTTGTGTAGCAGGGAGCTGGCGTGTTAAACAAATTGTAAAGGTTACCAAGCCGGCCAAATGATCGCTTCCTCGACGAGCACGACGACCACTGGTAGGCGCACGAAGACTgcggcctcctcgtctgTGCTTCATGCGGGCACGTGCACTCCCCAGCATCTTATATGTTTTCACCTTGGTCGGATAGGCTCATGTAGGACATGCCGAATGTGTGCgagagtgaagagagagggtaGCTGGGACGTGCATCCGAGACAcgagcacgtgtgtgtaCACCTGCTCAGACATACATCATCGTCTtgtgtgctgcgctgtgctGTGGGAGCGAGGGCGCGTCTGGCATTCCCCTCCACGCCACTCCACTGCTTTGTTGTTTActtcgcgcagcacgcgcacacgcaagcgcacacgcgcacttCTATGGGGGGCGGAAGGAAGGGGTGGCAAGAACGAAGCTCCAGGCAAGGGGGGCTGGGTGAAAGCGAATGTCTGCCTAACTTTGCTGTATAAAATGACATCCTCATTTCTCCCATTGCCTTGTGCGGCACAGGTCAAATCTGTTCAAGCACGTGTAGaagggcagctgtgcgtgtgtggcatctccttgtgtgtttctccttctctcccacccaccccctcctcctccccttaTCTCCATCACCGCATTCCCCGACTCTTGTCTTCAGCATTTCTTCTTGGGCagttctcttttctccccctttcggCTTtgtccctcccccactctctgtgcTTCAGTGTCGGCGTATTCGCCGTCCTCCACTGAGCTGCACACATACGCGTCTTTGTCTGTctgttctcctctctcccatgtgcctgcgtgcgccCGTGACTCCGTCTTATCCGCCGCCAatgcagaaagaggagaggaacagcagcaagccgcctccaccctctctccgtcCATTCTttctgccctccccctttgcaAAAATGGGGGAAGGGTAGGAGGAAGTAAGCCGGAAagagcagggggggggggtgaacAGGCGATACACCGCCATCGCGGGAACCACACGTtgaggtggtgcaggcgtTTGATGCCCTCCCACCCTCCACCACATCCTCCCCTCTCACATGCACCTCTACCTGTCCCCTGCGCCATTCTTCTCTGTTCCTCCATCACCCTCACCTCACCATTTGTTTTGTAACGCCGTGTCgcgctcccctcctcccgacgcgctctctctctctctctccatctccttcAAGCAGCTGAGAAACTGCGCCCTTCGAACGAAACGACTGCAGCCATCAACGATCAAGCACGATCACGAAGGTTAAGAGCGCGCGCGGAAGAAGGCCTCTGCTGTTGCAGGTGCTGCCGTGTGTGCCAGAACGTACGGTCCCTGTCTACCGTTGAGGGTCAAGGCATCGTGGCCTCTATTTGTGGGCTTGTCCGGCTGCCTCGTGTCGCGGTGAGgatgcagcggtgcgtgGGACACCACCCATGGGTGCACCGAGCCAGCCGGCGAACGACCACCATGCTGGCCAAGATAGCCATGGTGTCAGTAGCAGCTACTCCACCATTAGCGGTGCCCTCTAGCATCCTCACCACTTCACGCTACTGCACCACGACGAGCGCATCGGGAGAGGTATCAATACAAGGCGACAACGTCGACACGTTTGTCCCTCACATCAGGCAAGACATGGAGGCACTCGAGATTCTGCGCTCCATCGCGCCTATCAGCTCCACAGAGGAAATACTGGAGATGGTAAAGAGCGCGAAGAACGCTCGTGAGGTGCGGATGGTGCTCGAGAAAATCGTCTACACGCACCACCTTTGCTTTGACCTGCTTAACGGCCACGGCTACCGTGTTGCAGTGCTGCAGACGCTGACAGCCGTCGCACCGCACGCAAGTTGCATGCACGAGTGGTTCGACTGCGTCGCCCGCTTCAGGCGCCTGGGCTTCGTGCTTACTCGTACGTACGCAGCTGAGGGTTTCACAACGATACGGCAGTGGTTGTCGCGCGAGTTCCTCCACCGTGGGCGGTCGCCTAGCCTCGTCACGGAGGGCACGACGCACATCAAGGAGCTGATGCAGTGGTGCCTCGAGGACAGACTTGTCTTTGACCACGTCCTCTACACCCGCATTGTGTTTCTGCTAACGATGGTCGTGAGCTACTTGGACCGGCAAAACTTGTACCGCGCCTCCTTCCCGGAAGATTTCGCGAAGCGCGACGGTATCGTGGTAGAGTGGGTCGTGACTAACGAGCGCTGCGTCGACTTTGATGAGTGCGTACTGCAGTGCGACGCTTTGATggaagagctgctggagcagatGCGGCAGGACATTCCGTCGCGCCCTCCATTCAGCTTCATGTACCGCCTCGCCGACTACTACTTCGCCACCGACAACGTGGAGAAGATGATCGCCGTGATGGAGGATGCGGAGAGCTATGGCGTAAGTGTGGCGGAGAGCACAACGGCAAAACTGATGCAGATGGCATGCGCCTTTAACTCTCCACAGGTGCcagagttgctgctgcggtggcgggtgcTACCCCCGCAGTGTGTACTGGCCACGCCGGACGTGagccgcctcctcttcttctacagtcgcgccggcggcggcctgcCCTGCCCGCACTGCGGAGAGCCCTACAATCATCGTAACGTCAGCGTGTACTGTTGGCTGCAGACGCCGCCGCATCAGCGGCAATGtccggcgctgcgcaaggcgCGCGTGCAGAAGGGAGAGTTGGAGGAATCACAGGAGCTGCCCCAGAACGCAGACTGGTCGACGCAGGCCTTTCGACTCTTCGAGCTTTCCCGTGCCCGTGCCATTGAATGGACTGCGGCGGAGTGGCGCGGCTTCCTGCTCTGCTGTATCTTCTCCCCGCGCGCCATGGAGGCCAAGGCGCTCATGGACCAGCATCTCGACGTGACTGCAATGGACGACTTCCTGCGAGCCACCTACGTTcgactgctgcgccaccacgcacCAGCAGAGGCGTGGCCTACCTTAAAGAAGTGGAAAGAGCTGCAGTGCAACATGTCGCCCAttgcgctgcaggaggcgctgatgGCCACCGCGATGGTGCCGGATGCTGCCACGCGGCTGGAACACATGAAAGCGGTGTGGCAGCTGCTTCTGGAGAAAGATAGCTACGTCATGCCCCTCACTCGCCGCTTCTACCAGCGACGAATGGCAGAGCTGACAAAGGGCTACGCGTCACCCGTCGGTGGGGATGGCAAGGCGTCGCAGGATGACTTGGTGACTCAACAGGAGGAAGCACAGTTAATGCGGACGGTTGTGGAGATGCAGCCACGCCGCGTGTCGCTGCTTGACGTGAAGGACAGCGCTGCGGACTTCGTTGTCGGCACACGTCGCAAGAACGCCTATCAGCCGAGTTAGGCTAAAATGGGCTGGGGTggtccctccctccctccctccctcccccctgctgTGGTTGATCCTTGCTTGTGGTACTGATGTGGTTGTGGTCATAGAGTGTGATGGGATTcgtgcctctctcccacgcAGTGGCACAAGAAGACAACGAATCACGGAACGTGTACGCGATGTACGGCGgaaaccccccccccgccccgccccgcgGAACTCGAGTGCCGAGAGGCGAGGGCGGATGAGGGAAAAGGGTTGGATGCCCACCAACAGTCCCCACCTCCTTTTCCATGAAAGCTGCGCTAAACCGAGACGGTGGGGGGTGAAGAAGACGTGGGTATGCACGGATACTGTGGTGGCACTTGCCCCACCCCGCCTGCTGTGCCAGAGCAACTCTTAAAACACGCTCTGTGGTCAGCCACCCCTACTCATTTTTCAGCCACATCTGGCGCcgtcctccctttctcttctctccttgttGTGTGGGCCTCCTCAGTACATATTggccaacagcagcagcggcggcaacgggCAACGCCGCCTCTTCGCTAACGGCACGGACGTCACCGCCCATTCCCAACCCCTGCATTCtgacacgcacagacacacacacacacacacacctgctcGCTTTTCCATCTGGCTGAACCAGTACTTGCGTGCCCTTGCCCCGTCCCACCGCATCACAAGCCGCATGCCCGTCTCGCTCTTGCCCTCCCCGGTGCGGCAACCAAGGGTCGACAAGGCCGCCATTCCGGCGGCAAGCCACCAtacgccccctcctctcaaTGGGTATGAGTTTATcgagcaccgccgcagtGCCCTTTCACACGACACGTTCGTTGCCCGCGATGtacgccagcagcagcatccgcCACAGCCGGATAACGATAAAGCGAAGGTTATCATTCGTGTCTATGCGCTGGAGTACCTGCGCCGCGATGAGGAGTGCCGATTCGCGCTTGAGCGTGAGTGCCTGACGGCGCGTCTGGTGGTGCATCCGCATCTGCTGCCACTTGCTGCCCACTTTGCCTCCAAGACGGATTTGTTTGTTGTCGAGAAGTTCTGCGCCGGCGGAGACCTCTACGAGCTGATGATGTCGCTGGCCAACGGGGGTCTCAACGCCTCAGACTCTGGTGCGGCGGAAGCCGAAGCGCCGCCCCGTAGTGGCAGCGGCCTTCCCAGCAATACTGTTAAACGATTCACGCGAGAGTTGCTCTCCGCCGTGCAGTACCTACACCGCACCTGTGGACTCGTGCACCGCAACATCAAGCTCGAAACCCTCTTCATCGACGAAGAGCAACATCTTCGACTTGGCAGCTTTGGACtgtgtgcggtgctgccgccaccgagCGTGGCGACGGGAAACGGAAAAGGAGCGTTAGATGCACTGGACGGCACGGCAACTTCttcgcctgcgccgctgcagctgtgctgtGGGTCGAAGCATTACGCGGCACCCGAGCTGGTGCAGGGCCACCCCTATCAGGGCGAGGCCGTCGACGCCTGGGCCTGTGGCGTCGtgctcttttcgcttctcacCGGCTGTTTTCCCTTCGACAGCGACGATGGCGACGAGGCCCTCTTCCGACTTCTGTGCGGCGACGTGGAGACCCACCTGGCACAGCACCCGGCCATGGAGGCTATTGAAGACCCTCAGGCGTGCGACCTAGTGCGCAACTTGCTGCGACCCAACCCAAGGGCCCGCTACACTGTCTCTGAAGCGCTTGAACACCCGTACCTGGAGGAAGCTTGAGCAGGCGAGACGACGCCAGTAGAGAGGACTGGCAGGTGCGTTACGTATCTCTTCGGCATCCTTGGTGCActtccctcacacacacacaccccttccatgtgcgcacacacatgcatggGTGCAGCTctccgcaccgctgcacttGCATAGACATAAAGGACACCGAGCACCTCACGACAAGTCATGCACCCCGTGCAGCGAGACACCGAATggccttcccctccccatcctGCTCGACGAGTATCATCCTTACCTCCACCCCCGCCATCGGCCCGTGGAAAATGGCGAGGCGTACGCAGTGGTTGTCTGCCGTGCGCCGCGCACGGGGAGCGCGCTGTGAGCTTCATGTCTCTTACcatctcccctcccctcttctgaCGTGTTCGACGgagtcgccaccgcctcatTCCTTTCAATCCACTTTTCTATCCTCTCTGGCACTTCACATCGCCGTGCACGGAGCTCCGGCTGGGCCTCTGCAGGTAGCAGCAACGTGTGCTCCACGGAGGCAGAAGCGCCACAACGGCCACTCACGCTCCATAATGCGCAGCTTGCGCCGCTGTTGGGGCACGCGGTCCTCAGCACTCTCCTCATGCCAGCGACCGTGGTCGCTGGATGTCGCCATGGGCGCAGCACAGACGTCGGTGGAGGGACTGCTGAATCAGATGCGACAGCAGGTGGCAACGTCGCCAGTCTGGAGTATCGACCTCAGCGCATTGCTGGAGCGCTGCTCCACCGTCGGGGGCCACTCACCTCCGTCGCAGGAGCAACTCCTTTGCCGCGTGGCCGCCACTCTCGCCAGTGTATTGAGTGCCGTTGAGGCGCCATCGGTGGCAGCGCTCAGCGTCACGCTGCCCACACCGGGGGCAGCCATGacagtgctgcagctgtgtcGAACcacacccctcctctcctcactaGAGTCACTGGAGCTCGTGGTGGACACTGCAGCAGTGAACACCCTGCAGAACAGCATGGAAAGTTCGGGTGGacacgaggtggcggcgctgctgcgggagcTGGCCGCGTACCAGCGGCGCAACGCTGGTCAGTCTTGCTGGACGTCACTCAGTGTCCGGTCACGCGACACGAGTGCGCCCAGTGTCCTTACTGTGAGCTCGCatgcacaacagcagcgtcgcgctGTGCAACGGATGTGGGACGACACCGTGGTGAGCGCTTTGTCGGAGCTCGTGGCAACGGCGCCGTGGACTCG
Protein-coding regions in this window:
- a CDS encoding serine/threonine-protein kinase-like protein; the protein is MPVSLLPSPVRQPRVDKAAIPAASHHTPPPLNGYEFIEHRRSALSHDTFVARDVRQQQHPPQPDNDKAKVIIRVYALEYLRRDEECRFALERECLTARLVVHPHLLPLAAHFASKTDLFVVEKFCAGGDLYELMMSLANGGLNASDSGAAEAEAPPRSGSGLPSNTVKRFTRELLSAVQYLHRTCGLVHRNIKLETLFIDEEQHLRLGSFGLCAVLPPPSVATGNGKGALDALDGTATSSPAPLQLCCGSKHYAAPELVQGHPYQGEAVDAWACGVVLFSLLTGCFPFDSDDGDEALFRLLCGDVETHLAQHPAMEAIEDPQACDLVRNLLRPNPRARYTVSEALEHPYLEEA